A window of the Desulfotignum phosphitoxidans DSM 13687 genome harbors these coding sequences:
- a CDS encoding ATP-binding protein, whose protein sequence is MTLFSHLTLKNKIFISCLGVTLLVSIIIALFTRALLISSLTRELKNRGIGIAQSIADSARGFILTENRAELTSLAYDARYGNRRDLVKYLIISDNSGNILAHTFTTGFVGPVKTIVKQQPASEVGIKNLEMGPHWVFHITVPVTEGIYTIGSIQMGLDKQHIDNLIAQLRWIFLSFLSMVTLIFFFLSHRLALFITRPIASLIRYTDLLTRGDFDVIDSKNFQALKQGIKTRNDEISKLTDSFIKMTSRLRDSTRSLKDSQKKYRSLFKSGPNPIFVVGKTGFDILDANPNATELFEYTRQELMEMTLFDLGELDMASVEGETFDLETGANRSKVKFFKKTGAPVFVNIHTSPAAYGKEDVIIVGTTDITELVEKDSQLIQASKMANLEKMSAGIAHEINQPLNAIKMGSEYLCLMHERKQAVQPEDLTMVLTEISDQVTRAADIVSRLKNFSRKVDFSRERVNVNTCILSVHKIIGRQITLQNIDLVLKLDKTIAPILAHNNRLEQVLFNLITNARDAINERIETLNITNPGKIVIQTFSMNHQVGIDIEDNGAGIEPDITESIFETFYTTKPMGEGLGLGLPIIKGIVKDYNGSISLSSRPGKGTVFSILFPEHKGPHYSKELNTP, encoded by the coding sequence ATGACACTGTTTTCCCACCTGACCTTGAAAAACAAAATTTTCATCTCCTGTCTGGGCGTCACCCTGCTGGTCAGCATCATCATCGCCCTGTTCACCAGAGCGCTGCTGATTTCAAGCCTGACCCGGGAATTGAAAAATCGAGGCATCGGCATTGCACAAAGCATTGCAGACAGTGCCCGGGGATTCATTCTCACTGAGAACCGGGCCGAACTGACCAGTCTGGCCTATGATGCCCGATACGGCAACCGGAGGGATCTGGTCAAATATCTGATCATCTCGGACAACAGCGGAAACATTCTGGCCCATACCTTTACCACGGGATTTGTGGGCCCGGTCAAAACCATTGTCAAACAGCAGCCGGCAAGCGAGGTGGGGATCAAAAACCTGGAGATGGGACCTCACTGGGTCTTTCACATCACCGTGCCGGTCACGGAAGGCATCTATACCATTGGATCCATTCAGATGGGTCTGGACAAACAGCATATCGACAATCTGATTGCCCAGTTACGATGGATATTTTTAAGTTTTTTGTCCATGGTCACCCTGATTTTCTTTTTTCTTTCTCACCGGCTGGCCCTGTTCATCACCCGGCCCATTGCTTCACTGATCCGGTATACGGATCTGCTGACCCGGGGCGACTTTGATGTCATTGACAGTAAAAACTTTCAAGCGTTGAAACAGGGCATCAAAACCCGGAACGATGAAATTTCAAAACTGACGGATTCGTTTATCAAAATGACGTCCCGGCTGAGAGATTCCACCCGCAGCCTGAAAGATTCCCAGAAAAAATACCGGTCGCTTTTCAAAAGCGGCCCCAACCCCATCTTTGTGGTGGGCAAAACCGGTTTTGATATTTTGGATGCCAATCCCAATGCCACGGAACTGTTTGAATATACGCGTCAGGAACTGATGGAAATGACCCTGTTTGATCTGGGTGAGCTGGATATGGCATCTGTGGAAGGCGAAACGTTTGATCTTGAAACCGGGGCAAACCGTTCCAAGGTCAAATTTTTCAAAAAAACCGGGGCCCCTGTGTTTGTAAACATCCATACCAGCCCGGCAGCGTATGGAAAAGAGGATGTGATCATCGTCGGCACCACAGATATCACCGAACTGGTGGAAAAAGATTCTCAACTCATTCAGGCCAGCAAAATGGCCAATCTGGAAAAAATGTCCGCCGGCATTGCCCATGAAATCAACCAGCCGCTCAATGCCATTAAAATGGGCAGCGAATACCTGTGTCTGATGCATGAAAGAAAACAGGCCGTCCAACCGGAAGACCTGACCATGGTCCTCACCGAGATCAGCGACCAGGTCACCCGGGCCGCCGATATTGTCAGCCGGCTGAAAAATTTTTCACGAAAAGTGGATTTTTCCAGGGAACGGGTCAACGTCAACACCTGTATTCTTTCCGTGCACAAGATCATCGGGCGCCAGATCACCCTTCAGAATATTGATCTGGTCCTGAAACTGGATAAAACCATTGCGCCCATCCTGGCTCACAACAACCGGCTGGAACAGGTGTTGTTCAACCTGATCACCAATGCCCGGGATGCCATCAATGAACGAATTGAGACCCTGAACATCACAAATCCGGGGAAAATTGTCATTCAAACCTTTTCCATGAACCATCAGGTCGGCATCGATATTGAAGATAACGGCGCCGGTATTGAGCCGGATATTACGGAGTCCATATTTGAAACTTTTTATACGACCAAACCCATGGGGGAAGGACTCGGGCTCGGCCTGCCCATTATCAAAGGGATTGTCAAAGACTATAACGGCAGCATTTCCTTATCCAGCCGGCCCGGAAAAGGAACGGTTTTCAGCATCCTTTTCCCTGAACACAAAGGTCCCCACTATTCAAAGGAGTTGAATACACCATGA
- a CDS encoding ABC transporter substrate-binding protein has protein sequence MTSNMIRYCIAHCLTGIFLLFCVSCGMPPETESVQGSRNGISDNEIVIGSSLALGGHAGYLGTQMIQGALSYLSDINQQGGVHGRHIRLVAMDDGYNPAQCLYNTQQLILEEKVFALFCYVGTPTTVRIIPLINEAGIPLVGMFTGAQRLRQPPNPFLINIRASYYQETQAAVDLIVKQKGLTRVAVFYQYDEYGLDGLRGTEIALKQYDLVPVAKGSYIRGTLDVEAGLAQIIQSNAQAVVMIGTYDSCARFIQRARRQHFTPLFHNVSFVGSKELARRLGPDGEGVIVTQVVPPPSIDPSKEDLPGVQEYIRLLNQYYPDTRPSFVGLEGYINAKILVEGLERAGRNLTRPSFIQAIKSVNDFDLGIKNRLSFGPKDNQGLDQVYFTVIRNENLVLLP, from the coding sequence ATGACAAGTAACATGATCAGGTACTGTATCGCCCATTGTCTGACAGGGATTTTTCTGCTGTTCTGTGTCTCCTGCGGCATGCCGCCTGAGACAGAATCGGTCCAGGGCAGCAGAAACGGTATTTCCGACAATGAGATTGTAATCGGCTCTTCTCTGGCATTAGGGGGTCATGCAGGCTATCTGGGCACCCAGATGATTCAAGGCGCCTTGTCTTATCTGTCTGATATCAACCAGCAGGGAGGCGTGCATGGCAGACACATACGGCTGGTTGCCATGGATGACGGGTATAATCCCGCTCAGTGCCTTTACAACACCCAGCAGCTGATCCTTGAAGAAAAGGTCTTTGCGCTGTTCTGTTATGTGGGGACCCCCACCACGGTCCGCATCATTCCTCTGATCAACGAAGCCGGGATTCCCCTGGTAGGCATGTTCACCGGTGCCCAGCGGCTGCGCCAGCCGCCCAATCCGTTTCTAATCAATATCCGGGCCTCCTATTACCAGGAAACCCAGGCCGCCGTGGACCTGATCGTAAAACAGAAAGGGCTGACCCGGGTCGCTGTTTTCTATCAGTATGATGAATATGGACTCGACGGGCTCAGGGGAACCGAGATCGCCCTGAAACAATACGATCTGGTACCGGTGGCCAAAGGCTCCTATATCCGGGGGACCCTGGATGTGGAAGCCGGACTGGCGCAGATTATTCAATCCAATGCCCAGGCCGTGGTCATGATCGGGACCTATGACAGCTGTGCCAGATTCATCCAGCGGGCCCGCCGGCAGCATTTTACACCTTTGTTTCACAATGTTTCTTTTGTGGGATCCAAAGAACTTGCCCGGCGGCTGGGTCCGGATGGCGAAGGGGTGATCGTCACTCAAGTGGTACCGCCGCCATCCATAGATCCTTCCAAAGAAGATCTGCCGGGTGTCCAGGAATATATCCGGTTATTGAATCAGTATTATCCGGACACCCGGCCCAGCTTTGTGGGACTGGAAGGGTATATTAACGCGAAAATTCTGGTGGAGGGGCTGGAACGGGCCGGACGGAATCTCACCCGGCCGTCTTTTATTCAGGCCATTAAATCTGTGAACGATTTTGACCTTGGCATTAAAAATCGTCTGAGCTTCGGCCCCAAAGACAACCAGGGCCTGGATCAGGTTTATTTTACCGTCATCAGAAACGAAAACCTGGTATTGCTGCCATGA
- a CDS encoding NAD-binding protein, giving the protein MAQVWIIGSGRFGLRAARFLRKDKSRRMDVILVDQDRQSLEKAGSLGCTTVAGDGIDFLFKEMTRTRGPDWVVPAVPVHLAWEWCRLTLGIDRLQTHPLPDDINNCVPHPMRGTDNQVYVSHADFLCPPNCCEPDDKCTVTGQPRKKDMFRLIAELNFPNMLPFVIQSRQLGPGVGGYKPADLYGLMDRISGHTGHCLVATACRCHGVISGGVVK; this is encoded by the coding sequence ATGGCTCAAGTATGGATCATCGGCAGCGGCAGGTTCGGGCTCAGGGCGGCCCGGTTTCTGCGCAAAGACAAAAGCCGAAGGATGGATGTGATCCTGGTGGACCAGGACAGACAAAGCCTTGAAAAAGCCGGTTCACTGGGATGCACCACCGTGGCTGGGGATGGTATTGATTTTCTGTTCAAAGAAATGACCCGGACCCGGGGACCGGACTGGGTGGTGCCGGCCGTGCCGGTTCATCTGGCCTGGGAATGGTGCCGTCTCACCCTGGGAATCGATCGTCTGCAAACCCATCCACTCCCGGATGACATCAATAATTGTGTGCCTCATCCCATGCGGGGAACAGACAACCAGGTTTATGTGAGTCATGCGGATTTTTTGTGCCCTCCCAACTGCTGTGAACCCGATGATAAGTGCACGGTCACCGGCCAACCCAGAAAAAAAGATATGTTCCGGCTGATTGCTGAACTGAATTTTCCGAATATGTTGCCGTTCGTGATCCAGAGCAGGCAGCTCGGGCCGGGGGTGGGGGGATATAAACCGGCCGACCTGTATGGGCTTATGGACCGGATTTCCGGTCACACCGGCCACTGCCTGGTGGCCACAGCCTGCCGGTGTCACGGGGTGATTTCCGGCGGCGTTGTCAAATAA
- a CDS encoding TetR/AcrR family transcriptional regulator, translating to MAALTRKQRDDQRKRREILAAALAMFAEGGFHNTTMAQISKAAQYPLGTIYKYFPGKKEMYHDLVIERVHELGRILYDIAHKQDVSVTDRLLAALKAQARFYRDNQDVVKIYIFERSNIDSVGMPRLNERVNHLHERMVQLFENLFDQGIREKAFKTYPARDMAELFADIVHSAAWSGLFREEDPTQSDRRLSMIFEMVTTGFKKINI from the coding sequence ATGGCTGCCTTGACCCGAAAACAAAGAGATGATCAAAGAAAGCGCCGGGAAATTCTGGCGGCAGCCCTGGCCATGTTTGCCGAAGGCGGGTTTCACAACACCACCATGGCCCAGATTTCCAAAGCAGCCCAGTATCCGCTGGGCACCATCTATAAATATTTTCCCGGAAAAAAAGAGATGTACCATGACCTGGTCATCGAACGGGTCCATGAACTGGGGCGGATCTTGTATGACATCGCCCATAAACAGGACGTGAGCGTGACAGATCGGCTTCTGGCGGCCCTCAAAGCCCAGGCCCGGTTTTATAGAGACAATCAGGATGTGGTGAAAATTTATATTTTTGAACGAAGCAATATTGACAGCGTGGGCATGCCCCGGCTCAACGAACGGGTGAATCATCTTCATGAGCGCATGGTGCAGCTGTTTGAAAACCTGTTTGACCAGGGGATCCGGGAAAAGGCGTTCAAAACGTATCCGGCCCGGGACATGGCGGAACTGTTTGCCGATATCGTGCATTCCGCAGCCTGGTCCGGCCTGTTTCGGGAAGAGGACCCAACCCAGTCAGACCGGCGCCTGTCCATGATTTTTGAAATGGTTACAACCGGCTTTAAAAAAATAAATATATAG
- a CDS encoding acyl-CoA dehydrogenase: MAQSIADRRDQEFVLHEMLNAADLASHDRFKEFNKKTMDMVLTEARNLAVKELLPVSKEGDETGCTLENGKVTIPSSFHRAYKLFCEGEWVAMCDDPEFGGQGMPRILSMAAGELFTGANCAFLMYPGLTHGAGKLVEEFGTEDQKKKYLENLYTGKWAGTMCLTEPEAGSDVGNLTTIAKRNEDGTFSITGSKIFISGGDQDLTENIIHPVLARIEGAPAGTKGISLFLVPKYRVNDDGTISEPNDVTCTGLEEKMGIHGNATASLAFGSKGNCIGELLGAENKGMKAMFVMMNEARLGVGLQGFGFASASYVNAVNYAKERIQGTDLTKIFDKDPKPVAIINHPDVKRQLLHMKAYVDGMRSLMYFAALCFDKVLTSTDDTDKDTWQGLIELLIPVVKGYITDRAFEVCTQGVQVFGGYGFISEYPQEQLLRDCKITSIYEGTNGIQAMDLLGRKLGLKKGKPFMDLLTRMNQTIAAAKEIPELADMAVRVETAVNKLGETAMHMGMTAMSEKVLDAFAVAHPFLDVTGDVVMAWLELWRAVTAQPKIGSAKKKDAAFYQGQVTTAKYFIQWVLPATLGKMDALKGNIPAIMEMPEDAFPA; encoded by the coding sequence ATGGCACAATCCATTGCAGACCGAAGAGATCAGGAGTTTGTCCTTCATGAGATGCTCAACGCCGCAGATCTGGCATCCCATGACCGGTTCAAAGAATTCAACAAAAAAACCATGGACATGGTATTGACCGAGGCCCGGAATCTGGCGGTCAAGGAACTTTTGCCCGTCAGCAAGGAAGGTGATGAGACCGGCTGTACCCTGGAAAACGGCAAAGTCACGATTCCGTCATCCTTTCACCGGGCGTATAAATTGTTTTGTGAAGGGGAATGGGTGGCCATGTGTGATGATCCGGAATTCGGCGGCCAGGGTATGCCCCGGATTCTGTCCATGGCTGCCGGCGAATTGTTCACCGGGGCCAACTGCGCCTTTCTCATGTACCCGGGTCTGACCCACGGGGCCGGCAAACTGGTAGAAGAGTTCGGCACCGAAGACCAGAAGAAAAAATATCTGGAAAATCTGTATACCGGGAAATGGGCCGGCACCATGTGTTTGACTGAACCTGAAGCCGGGTCGGACGTGGGCAACCTGACCACCATCGCCAAACGCAATGAAGACGGGACCTTTTCCATCACGGGCAGCAAGATTTTCATCTCCGGCGGTGATCAGGATCTCACCGAAAATATCATTCATCCCGTGCTGGCCCGCATTGAAGGGGCCCCGGCCGGTACCAAGGGAATTTCACTGTTTCTGGTCCCCAAATACCGTGTCAATGACGACGGCACCATTAGTGAGCCCAATGACGTGACCTGCACCGGGCTGGAAGAAAAAATGGGGATTCACGGCAATGCCACCGCGTCCCTGGCCTTCGGCTCCAAAGGCAATTGTATCGGCGAGCTGCTGGGTGCAGAGAACAAAGGCATGAAAGCGATGTTCGTGATGATGAATGAGGCCCGATTGGGTGTCGGGCTCCAGGGATTCGGTTTTGCCAGTGCGTCCTATGTCAATGCCGTCAATTATGCAAAAGAAAGAATCCAGGGCACGGACCTGACCAAAATTTTTGACAAAGACCCCAAACCTGTAGCCATCATCAATCATCCGGATGTCAAACGCCAGCTGCTGCACATGAAAGCGTATGTGGACGGCATGCGGAGCCTGATGTATTTTGCGGCCCTGTGTTTTGACAAGGTGCTCACGTCCACCGATGACACCGACAAAGACACCTGGCAGGGGCTGATCGAACTGCTGATTCCCGTGGTGAAAGGCTATATCACGGACCGGGCATTTGAGGTGTGTACCCAGGGCGTCCAGGTATTTGGCGGGTACGGGTTCATCAGCGAATATCCCCAGGAACAGCTGCTTCGGGACTGCAAAATCACTTCCATTTATGAAGGCACCAACGGGATCCAGGCCATGGATCTTCTGGGCAGAAAACTGGGCCTGAAAAAAGGCAAGCCGTTCATGGACCTGCTGACCCGGATGAATCAGACCATTGCCGCGGCCAAGGAAATTCCCGAACTGGCAGACATGGCCGTGCGGGTGGAAACAGCTGTGAACAAGCTGGGAGAAACCGCCATGCACATGGGCATGACCGCCATGTCCGAAAAGGTGCTGGATGCTTTTGCCGTGGCCCATCCGTTTCTGGATGTCACAGGGGATGTGGTCATGGCCTGGCTGGAACTGTGGCGGGCTGTCACAGCCCAGCCCAAAATCGGGTCCGCCAAAAAAAAGGATGCCGCATTTTATCAGGGACAGGTGACCACGGCCAAATATTTTATCCAGTGGGTTCTGCCGGCGACGTTAGGAAAAATGGATGCGTTGAAAGGCAATATTCCGGCCATCATGGAGATGCCGGAGGACGCATTTCCCGCATAA
- a CDS encoding sigma-54 interaction domain-containing protein — protein sequence MKEILVLSRRPEDVDLVSQNLHMKKVYENIRSVAPTIATVLLLGDTGTGKGMTARLIHWYSQRFDKPFVEVHCGAIPDTLIESELFGHEKGAFTGADRKKPGKFELAAGGTVFLDEIGTITPSAQIKLLQVLQDGIYSRVGGDTLLKADVRIIAATNADIAHLVQTGQFRKDLYYRLNVFPVTIPALRDRLEDLPGLIEVFLKKLNIKYGKKITGIHPMVMDRFQRYDWPGNIRELENLLERACILEQTDLLLPQSFPLETMPDGDDSDPGSDTGTPLSKARQSAIDRFEQAYLTTLLGQTRGRIDQAAAAAGVTPRQLNRLLKRHRLNKNMFKPARDT from the coding sequence ATGAAAGAGATACTGGTGTTGAGTCGCCGGCCCGAGGACGTGGATCTCGTTTCCCAAAACCTGCACATGAAAAAAGTGTATGAGAATATCCGGTCCGTGGCACCCACCATTGCCACGGTGCTGCTGCTCGGCGATACGGGCACGGGCAAAGGCATGACGGCCCGGTTGATTCACTGGTACAGCCAGCGGTTTGACAAGCCGTTTGTGGAAGTCCATTGCGGGGCCATTCCCGACACGTTGATCGAAAGCGAGCTGTTCGGGCATGAAAAAGGCGCGTTTACCGGTGCGGACCGCAAAAAACCCGGGAAATTCGAACTGGCCGCGGGCGGGACTGTTTTTCTGGATGAAATCGGCACCATCACCCCGTCCGCCCAAATTAAACTGCTGCAGGTGCTCCAGGATGGTATTTACAGCCGCGTGGGCGGTGACACGCTCCTGAAAGCAGATGTCCGGATCATTGCCGCCACCAATGCGGATATCGCCCATCTGGTGCAGACCGGTCAGTTCAGAAAAGATCTGTATTACCGCTTGAATGTGTTTCCCGTTACTATTCCGGCACTTCGGGACCGGCTGGAGGATCTGCCCGGTCTGATCGAGGTGTTTTTAAAAAAACTGAACATCAAATACGGCAAAAAAATTACCGGAATCCATCCCATGGTGATGGACCGGTTCCAGCGGTATGACTGGCCCGGTAACATCCGGGAGCTGGAAAATCTTCTGGAACGGGCCTGTATCCTGGAGCAGACAGACCTGCTCCTGCCCCAGAGTTTTCCGCTGGAGACCATGCCGGATGGGGATGACTCTGATCCTGGCAGCGACACGGGCACCCCATTGTCCAAAGCCCGGCAGTCTGCCATAGACCGGTTTGAACAGGCGTATCTGACCACCCTTTTAGGGCAGACCCGGGGCCGGATCGATCAGGCGGCGGCAGCGGCCGGCGTCACCCCCCGGCAGCTCAACCGGCTTTTGAAGCGCCACCGGTTGAATAAAAACATGTTCAAGCCGGCCAGAGACACGTGA
- a CDS encoding RNA-guided endonuclease InsQ/TnpB family protein, translating into MRKTFQYKLYQAKRNKHLHQQIDIAAGIYNHCIALHKRYYRLYGKSLNKYQLQKHITGLKKQEKFKAWNQVGSQAIQDITDRIDRAYKLFFDSLKSERKVAPPGFRKRVKYKSFTLKQAGYKLLGGNKVKIGKRIYRFHHSRNLEGMVKTLTVKRDPLGDLYLFFSCDIKDQTIDRIMTGKSAGFDFGLKTFLMPSNETDPIQSPLFFKQGIKAVKKANNVLSRKKKGSNHRKQARKHLARVHRTIANKRKDFHFKTAKALVSEYDLLCFEDLNIKAMQLLWGRKVSDLGLFSFLRTVEHYCRQEGSELVFVDRFFPSSKMCSSCGHINKELALKDRSWVCSECRTDHDRDKNAAMNIHREGASSLGLGDVRPALQAVPA; encoded by the coding sequence ATGAGAAAGACTTTCCAATACAAGCTATACCAGGCAAAGCGCAATAAACATCTGCACCAGCAGATTGATATTGCTGCCGGGATCTATAACCACTGCATTGCTTTGCATAAGCGGTATTATCGGCTGTATGGAAAGTCTTTAAATAAATATCAGCTACAGAAACATATCACTGGTCTGAAGAAACAGGAGAAATTCAAAGCCTGGAACCAGGTTGGTTCCCAGGCGATACAGGATATAACAGATCGAATAGATCGTGCGTATAAGCTGTTTTTTGATTCGTTGAAATCGGAGAGGAAGGTTGCCCCGCCCGGGTTCAGGAAACGGGTAAAATACAAATCTTTTACACTGAAACAAGCTGGATATAAACTCCTTGGTGGGAACAAGGTGAAGATAGGTAAAAGGATATATCGATTTCATCATTCCCGGAATCTTGAGGGGATGGTGAAAACTCTAACGGTTAAACGGGATCCCTTGGGGGATTTGTATTTGTTTTTTTCATGTGACATCAAGGATCAAACCATAGACAGAATCATGACAGGTAAAAGTGCAGGTTTTGATTTTGGTTTGAAAACATTTTTGATGCCGAGTAATGAAACAGATCCTATTCAATCCCCACTCTTTTTTAAGCAGGGGATCAAAGCCGTAAAAAAAGCAAATAATGTTTTGTCCCGTAAAAAGAAGGGGTCAAATCATCGTAAACAGGCCAGGAAACATCTGGCCCGTGTCCATCGAACCATTGCCAACAAGCGAAAGGATTTTCATTTTAAGACGGCAAAGGCCCTGGTGAGTGAGTATGACCTGCTTTGTTTTGAAGATTTAAATATAAAAGCAATGCAACTGCTATGGGGTCGGAAAGTGTCTGATCTGGGCTTGTTCAGCTTTTTAAGAACAGTAGAGCACTACTGCCGGCAGGAAGGATCTGAACTGGTCTTTGTGGATCGATTTTTTCCGTCCAGTAAGATGTGCAGTTCATGTGGCCATATCAATAAAGAATTGGCATTAAAGGACCGGTCATGGGTATGTTCTGAATGCAGAACAGATCACGACCGGGACAAAAACGCCGCAATGAATATACACAGAGAAGGGGCATCTTCTCTTGGATTAGGGGACGTAAGACCTGCTTTGCAGGCAGTCCCTGCTTGA
- the tnpA gene encoding IS200/IS605 family transposase, giving the protein MSITYKTNNNICYSCKYHVVWCPKYRKKILKDNIEKRLKQIVKDVCNEKQSDLIEIECDKDHIHILVEVDPQYGIHRLIKQIKGVSSKTLREEFPILKKTLPTLWTNSYFVSTVGGAPISVIKQYIENQKTRYEDIKSKGWKNNGRT; this is encoded by the coding sequence ATGAGTATAACCTACAAAACAAACAATAACATATGTTATTCGTGCAAGTATCATGTGGTTTGGTGCCCCAAATACCGCAAAAAGATTTTAAAAGACAATATTGAAAAAAGGCTTAAACAAATCGTTAAAGATGTTTGCAATGAAAAACAGTCGGATTTAATTGAAATAGAATGTGATAAAGACCATATTCATATTTTGGTTGAAGTTGATCCCCAATACGGTATTCATAGACTGATAAAACAAATAAAGGGAGTAAGCTCAAAAACATTGAGAGAAGAATTCCCTATTTTGAAGAAAACGCTGCCCACTCTTTGGACAAATAGCTATTTTGTTTCAACGGTTGGGGGAGCGCCAATCAGCGTGATTAAACAGTACATTGAAAACCAAAAAACAAGATATGAAGACATAAAATCCAAAGGGTGGAAGAATAATGGAAGAACTTGA
- a CDS encoding 2-isopropylmalate synthase yields MNDQKHIIIFDTTLRDGEQSPGASMNQAEKLRIATQLELLGVDVIEAGFPAASDGDFEAVKKIAESLKKAQVAALCRANEADIRRGWDAVKDAVNPRIHTFIATSELHMKYKLQMEPADVLKKAVESVKLAASFTSNVEFSAEDGSRSDPDFLCTVFESVIDAGATTINLPDTVGYAVPEEFGKLVAYVIENTANIDQAVLSVHCHNDLGLATANTLAAIQNGARQVEVTINGLGERAGNTSMEEVVMSLKTRPNFFTHTTNIDTTRIYPTSRLVSMITGILIQPNRAIVGANAFAHEAGIHQDGVLKNPMTYEIMKPETVGISKNNLVLGKHSGRHALAAHVRSMGYDLSDEEINIVFQKFKNLADRKKQILDEDIEALINEGVLRTSEVFSLEYIHVLSGSTVFPTASVQLKIHGRLVQGALEGTGPIDAVYNIISKLTHTKSELLRFTISALTEGTDAQGEVTVRLKEDGVVALGKGADPDIITASALAYLNGLNRLEYLKANPPKEEAVL; encoded by the coding sequence ATGAACGATCAGAAACACATTATTATCTTTGACACCACCCTGCGGGACGGGGAACAATCCCCGGGAGCCAGCATGAACCAGGCGGAAAAACTGCGCATTGCCACCCAGCTGGAACTGCTGGGGGTGGACGTGATCGAGGCCGGGTTTCCTGCGGCATCGGACGGGGATTTCGAAGCGGTCAAAAAGATCGCTGAAAGCCTGAAAAAAGCCCAGGTGGCGGCCCTGTGCCGGGCCAATGAAGCAGATATCCGCCGGGGATGGGATGCCGTCAAAGATGCGGTCAATCCCCGGATCCACACCTTTATCGCCACCTCGGAACTGCACATGAAATACAAACTCCAGATGGAGCCGGCCGATGTGCTGAAAAAGGCCGTGGAATCCGTGAAACTGGCAGCCTCTTTTACCTCCAACGTGGAATTTTCCGCTGAAGACGGGTCCCGGTCTGACCCGGATTTTCTGTGCACGGTCTTTGAATCCGTCATCGATGCCGGGGCCACCACCATCAACCTGCCGGATACCGTGGGATATGCCGTGCCCGAAGAATTCGGAAAACTGGTGGCATATGTGATTGAAAACACCGCCAACATCGACCAGGCCGTTTTGTCGGTGCACTGCCACAATGATCTGGGCCTGGCCACGGCCAACACCCTGGCCGCCATCCAGAACGGGGCCCGCCAGGTGGAGGTGACCATCAACGGCCTCGGGGAACGGGCCGGCAACACTTCCATGGAAGAAGTGGTGATGTCTTTGAAAACAAGGCCTAATTTTTTCACCCATACCACTAATATCGACACCACAAGAATTTATCCCACCAGCCGCCTGGTGAGCATGATCACCGGAATCCTGATCCAGCCCAACCGGGCCATTGTGGGGGCCAACGCCTTTGCCCACGAAGCCGGTATTCACCAGGACGGGGTGTTGAAAAATCCCATGACCTACGAAATCATGAAACCGGAAACCGTGGGTATTTCCAAAAACAACCTGGTGTTAGGCAAACATTCCGGCCGGCACGCCCTGGCAGCCCATGTACGATCCATGGGATACGATTTGTCGGATGAAGAGATCAATATCGTGTTTCAGAAATTCAAAAACCTGGCAGACCGCAAAAAACAGATCCTGGACGAAGACATCGAGGCGTTGATCAATGAAGGGGTGTTGCGGACCTCAGAGGTCTTCAGTCTGGAATATATCCATGTGCTGTCCGGATCCACCGTGTTTCCCACAGCGTCAGTACAGCTCAAGATCCACGGCCGCCTGGTGCAGGGCGCCTTGGAAGGTACGGGTCCCATCGATGCGGTCTACAACATCATATCCAAACTGACCCACACCAAGTCCGAGCTGCTGCGGTTCACCATTTCCGCTTTGACCGAGGGCACGGACGCCCAGGGGGAAGTGACGGTCCGGCTCAAGGAAGACGGGGTCGTGGCATTGGGCAAAGGGGCGGATCCGGATATTATCACGGCATCGGCTCTGGCCTATCTCAACGGCCTCAACCGACTGGAATACCTTAAAGCCAATCCCCCCAAGGAGGAAGCCGTATTATAG